Proteins encoded by one window of Shewanella avicenniae:
- the pstA gene encoding phosphate ABC transporter permease PstA — protein MIRKFKNELFKFLCLASTAIGLGILVLILFTLFQKGFAGMNWALFTQVTPGPGGEGGLLNAIIGSVIMTGIGILVATPIGVLAGTWLAEYGQNSKTADTIRFLNGMLMSAPSILIGLFVYEIVVVTSGHFSGWAGSIALAIIALPVIISTTEEMLKLVPTQLREAGAGLGTPKWRVTLQLSYRAVGTGIVTGILLSIARISGETAPLLFTALNSSFMSVNPNEPMANLPVTIYQYAMSPYESWNQLAWSGALLITMAILFLNVLSRALPQLKKRRS, from the coding sequence ATGATCCGCAAGTTTAAAAACGAGCTGTTTAAATTTCTGTGCTTAGCCTCTACCGCAATCGGCTTGGGCATTTTGGTACTGATCCTGTTCACCCTGTTCCAAAAAGGCTTTGCCGGGATGAACTGGGCACTGTTCACTCAAGTAACTCCGGGCCCTGGCGGCGAAGGTGGCTTGCTCAATGCGATTATCGGTAGCGTGATTATGACCGGTATCGGCATATTAGTGGCAACCCCTATCGGCGTGTTAGCGGGGACGTGGTTGGCTGAATATGGTCAGAACTCGAAAACTGCAGATACCATTCGCTTTTTGAACGGTATGCTGATGAGCGCACCGTCAATTTTGATTGGTCTGTTCGTCTATGAAATTGTGGTGGTGACTTCAGGTCACTTCTCAGGTTGGGCAGGTTCAATCGCATTGGCCATCATCGCCCTGCCAGTGATCATCAGCACCACTGAAGAGATGCTCAAACTGGTCCCCACTCAGCTTCGTGAAGCAGGTGCAGGCTTAGGTACGCCAAAATGGCGCGTCACCCTGCAATTGAGCTACCGCGCGGTGGGAACAGGCATTGTCACTGGGATTTTGCTGTCGATTGCCCGTATCAGTGGCGAGACAGCACCGCTACTATTTACAGCACTAAATTCCAGCTTTATGTCTGTTAACCCGAATGAGCCTATGGCAAACTTGCCGGTGACAATCTATCAATACGCAATGAGCCCGTACGAATCGTGGAACCAACTGGCCTGGTCCGGCGCATTGTTAATTACCATGGCCATTTTGTTCCTCAATGTTCTTTCAAGAGCATTACCACAACTTAAAAAGCGGAGGTCCTGA
- the pstS gene encoding phosphate ABC transporter substrate-binding protein PstS, translating to MKNLLKGALFGCAIVCSTSAFADTVINGAGATFPYPVYAKWAEQYNKETGVKLNYQAIGSGGGIKQIVAKTVDFGASDAPLNKEALDKDGLVQFPAVMGSIVAVVNLPGLKAGELKLSGELLADIYLGKVKSWDDAAIAELNSGVKLPKTPIYTVHRSDGSGTTYNFTDYLSRVSGDWKSSTGVGKEVAWPKEANQLGGKGNAGVANFVKRTKGAIGYVEFAYAKTNGLAYTQLKNKDGKFVLPTMGAFQAAAANADWANAPGFKLILNDQPGAESWPMTAATFILMHKEQANEATAKEVLKFFEWSYANGDDLAAELEYIPMPDNVVKMVETMWHNDIKADGKAVY from the coding sequence ATGAAAAACTTGCTTAAGGGCGCGCTGTTTGGATGTGCTATCGTTTGTTCAACTTCAGCATTCGCTGACACAGTAATCAACGGTGCTGGTGCTACTTTCCCTTACCCAGTATATGCAAAATGGGCTGAGCAGTATAACAAAGAAACCGGCGTAAAACTGAACTACCAAGCTATCGGTTCAGGCGGCGGTATCAAGCAAATCGTTGCTAAGACAGTAGATTTCGGTGCATCAGATGCGCCATTGAATAAAGAAGCTTTGGATAAAGACGGTCTGGTGCAATTTCCAGCAGTTATGGGTTCTATCGTTGCTGTAGTTAACCTGCCAGGTTTGAAAGCAGGTGAACTGAAGTTGTCTGGTGAACTGTTAGCAGACATTTATTTGGGTAAAGTAAAAAGCTGGGATGACGCAGCAATTGCTGAACTGAACAGCGGCGTTAAACTGCCAAAAACCCCAATCTATACCGTTCACCGTTCAGACGGTTCAGGTACTACTTATAACTTCACTGACTACCTGAGCCGCGTAAGCGGTGACTGGAAATCAAGCACAGGTGTAGGTAAAGAAGTAGCGTGGCCAAAAGAAGCCAACCAACTGGGTGGTAAAGGTAACGCTGGTGTAGCTAACTTCGTAAAACGCACTAAAGGCGCTATCGGCTACGTTGAGTTTGCTTATGCTAAGACCAACGGTCTGGCTTACACCCAACTGAAAAACAAAGACGGCAAGTTTGTTCTGCCAACAATGGGCGCTTTCCAAGCTGCTGCAGCTAACGCTGACTGGGCAAACGCTCCTGGCTTCAAACTGATCCTGAACGACCAACCAGGTGCTGAGTCATGGCCAATGACTGCTGCGACTTTCATCCTGATGCACAAAGAGCAAGCTAACGAAGCAACTGCTAAAGAAGTGCTGAAGTTCTTCGAATGGTCTTACGCAAACGGTGATGACCTGGCTGCTGAGCTGGAATATATCCCAATGCCAGACAACGTTGTGAAAATGGTTGAAACCATGTGGCACAACGATATCAAAGCAGATGGTAAAGCAGTTTACTAA
- the pstC gene encoding phosphate ABC transporter permease subunit PstC, producing the protein MRAISIVDFPWQGDNLFRRACFVSAGLISVLMFCIMLSLIFGAWPAMEKFGLSFFTSTEWNPVTEEFGALNALYGTVVSSVIAVMLALPIGLGVAIFLSELCPAAISKPLFIAIELLAAVPSIIYGMWGLFVFAPWFADGFQIWASDNLSEIPVIGTLFSGPPMGVGLLTSGIILAFMILPILTSLIKEALSTVPKVLREATYGIGATQFEVIVKVLLPAIKGPIFGALILALGRALGETMAITFVIGGAQSIDTSLFMPATSISASIANQFNEATGDMHISALIGLGLVLFMITFMVMGTARVLLRRKAK; encoded by the coding sequence ATGAGAGCAATTTCAATCGTGGATTTTCCTTGGCAAGGTGACAACCTATTCCGTCGCGCCTGTTTCGTCAGTGCTGGACTGATATCGGTATTGATGTTCTGCATTATGCTATCGCTGATATTTGGTGCTTGGCCAGCGATGGAAAAATTTGGTCTGTCTTTTTTCACTAGTACTGAGTGGAACCCAGTAACCGAAGAGTTTGGCGCCCTAAACGCCCTGTACGGTACTGTGGTTTCTTCCGTTATCGCGGTAATGCTGGCCTTACCAATTGGCTTAGGCGTGGCAATCTTCCTGTCGGAACTCTGCCCTGCAGCGATTTCAAAACCTTTGTTTATCGCTATCGAATTGTTAGCTGCTGTGCCATCTATCATCTATGGCATGTGGGGTTTGTTTGTGTTTGCCCCGTGGTTTGCAGACGGCTTTCAAATTTGGGCCAGCGATAACCTTTCTGAAATTCCGGTCATCGGCACCCTGTTTAGTGGTCCACCGATGGGTGTTGGCTTGTTAACCTCAGGCATTATTCTCGCTTTTATGATTTTGCCGATCCTAACATCACTGATTAAAGAAGCCTTGTCGACAGTTCCTAAGGTATTACGTGAAGCCACCTATGGTATTGGCGCAACGCAATTTGAAGTGATTGTGAAGGTGTTACTGCCAGCGATTAAAGGGCCAATCTTTGGTGCGTTGATTCTGGCGTTGGGTCGCGCGCTGGGCGAAACCATGGCAATTACCTTCGTCATCGGTGGTGCGCAAAGCATCGACACCAGCTTGTTTATGCCTGCGACGTCAATCTCGGCCTCAATTGCCAACCAATTCAACGAAGCCACTGGCGACATGCATATTTCAGCGCTGATTGGCCTTGGTTTGGTACTGTTTATGATCACCTTTATGGTGATGGGTACTGCACGAGTGCTGTTGCGGAGGAAAGCGAAATGA